The following proteins are encoded in a genomic region of Triticum dicoccoides isolate Atlit2015 ecotype Zavitan chromosome 1B, WEW_v2.0, whole genome shotgun sequence:
- the LOC119333765 gene encoding nijmegen breakage syndrome 1 protein-like, whose amino-acid sequence MVWALTPVGTERGAQKYYISAAGTYTVGRKDCDIVQTETSISRVHAEIAVEKMVAWEPRSGAPASPSCVSVVDRSKYGTFVNKVQGTQGSRLRKDEVVVLSDGDTVTFGNGNMTFRFSFVPIVVFFHGKKSARIDRSLQAVMTSIGAYVTRKWIDTCTHVLVDESSPLTPELLDAIITKKPIILGNWFKAMAEKNIHTEIPSCTQYIPNLTLDGMDIKMVENKLMENCLAGHTFILGLSEKYKFGEKIQELLESTGAKYLSIEEFCANSQDSGAGDNDQQILLVPAKSPLEFSKMRPLFPLSKTTDVKLFAAILSGRLEAAAIEPPAYMIASSNTTDETIVADSDVETDTAISDHTVAASKSQHHIQHMSDDKAESKVTSSVSAVNLEETNVSINIQNDLEKEEISEPMEEDVQVIEKTTISGFRAGGEDVQVINKVVQDEACDAVFVNKAPKDENLDSSREETCHVIFSQDLIVKRVLQPAPAASTETGGVNFKRFKKRQTVSGNSFKALIPCAQEPYRESDYEKGTLNDFMREEKRRKQMESIAEDLFNNQKPQKKKAAAGSSIQTLLTGCR is encoded by the exons atggtctGGGCGCTGACCCCCGTCGGCACAGAGCGCG GGGCGCAGAAGTACTACATCTCCGCCGCCGGGACGTACACGGTCGGCCGCAAAG ATTGCGATATCGTTCAAACAGAAACGTCGATATCCCGAGTGCATGCGGAGATAGCAGTTGAAAAGATGGTTGCCTGGGAGCCACGTTCTGGTGCTCCAGCAAGCCCTTCATGTGTCAGTGTAGTTGATCGTTCAAAATATGGCACATTTGTCAACAAGGTACAGGGGACTCAGGGCAGTCGTCTACGTAAAGATGAAGTTGTGGTGCTTTCCGACGGCGATACCGTGACTTTCGGAAATGGCAACATGACCTTCAG GTTCTCGTTTGTCCCCATAGTGGTCTTTTTTCATGGCAAAAAGTCAGCACGAATTGATCGATCATTGCAGGCTGTCATGACATCTATTG GTGCATATGTTACTCGTAAGTGGATTGATACATGTACACATGTTCTTGTGGATGAATCATCTCCATTGACACCTGAGCTCCTCGATGCAATCATCACAAAAAAGCCAATCATCTTGGGAAACTGGTTCAAG GCGATGGCTGAAAAGAACATACACACAGAGATCCCTTCTTGTACACA ATATATTCCAAACTTGACTCTTGATGGGATGGATATAAAGATGGTTGAGAACAAGCTCATGGAGAATTGCCTAGCAGGCCATACTTTTATCCTGGGATTGTCAGAAAAG TATAAATTTGGAGAGAAAATACAAGAGCTACTGGAATCAACTGGAGCAAAATATCTCAGTATTGAGGAGTTTTGTGCTAACAGCCAG GACTCTGGAGCTGGAGACAATGACCAACAAATTCTTCTTGTTCCTGCAAAATCTCCTTTGGAGTTCAGTAAGATGCGTCCTCTATTTCCTTTGTCCAAGACCACTGACGTGAAGCTATTTGCTGCTATATTGTCTGGTCGCTTGGAAGCAGCTGCTATTGAACCACCTGCTT ACATGATTGCATCCTCCAATACAACGGATGAAACTATTGTGGCGGATTCTGATGTTGAAACTGATACTGCAATATCTGATCATACTGTTGCTGCTAGCAAGTCTCAGCACCATATTCAGCATATGTCTGACGATAAAGCAGAAAGTAAAGTTACAAGCAGTGTGAGTGCTGTAAATTTAGAAGAAACAAACGTCAGCATCAATATTCAGAACGACCTGGAGAAAGAAGAAATTTCGGAACCCATGGAGGAGGATGTTCAGGTCATAGAGAAAACAACAATTTCTGGGTTCAGAGCTGGAGGTGAGGATGTTCAGGTTATCAACAAGGTGGTGCAGGATGAGGCTTGTGATGCTGTTTTCGTGAACAAGGCGCCTAAGGATGAGAACTTGGACAGTAGCAGGGAAGAGACTTGTCATGTTATTTTCAGTCAAGATCTGATTGTCAAAAGAGTCCTTCAGCCAGCTCCTGCCGCGTCGACAGAAACTGGTGGGGTTAACTTCAAACGATTCAAAAAG AGGCAAACCGTGTCTGGAAACAGCTTCAAGGCCCTTATTCCATGTGCACAAGAACCATACAG AGAGTCTGATTATGAGAAGGGCACCTTGAACGATTTCATGAGAGAGGAGAAGCGGCGGAAGCAAATGGAATCCATTGCAGAGGACCTCTTCAACAACCAGAAG ccgcagaagaagaaggCGGCTGCGGGCAGTTCAATCCAGACCCTGCTCACCGGTTGCCGATGA